Proteins encoded together in one Anguilla anguilla isolate fAngAng1 chromosome 9, fAngAng1.pri, whole genome shotgun sequence window:
- the LOC118236188 gene encoding solute carrier family 13 member 2-like isoform X1, with protein MAEFREWLWAHRNYFLIVLIPLLALPLPLVINTSEAKGGYAIILMALYWCTECMPLAATALLPIVLFPMMGIMTSTEVCMQYLKDINMLFVGGLLVAVAVESCNLHKRIALRVLLLVGVRPALLLIGFMSVTAFLSMWISNTATTSMMLPIAHAVVKQLSDTEEQADARELGQAGRDNQALELSEFREGKQAKAAQGKVETRSVEDGENEAERRRKAREEKYKSLSKGLSLCVCYSASIGGTATLTGTTPNLILKGQLDLMFPGNKDVINFASWFAFAFPNMLMMLVCAWLWLQCMYLGFNLRKSLGCGLQNARDHEAYQVMRNEYRKLGAMTYAEANVLALFSLLVALWFTREPGFMPGWASLLFNKGNQTYVTDSTVAILVALLLFALPSQIIRSPLESRKEGGKVKAPPGLLTWQVVHERMPWNIILLLGGGFALAHGSEKSNLSQWLGNSLIPLQNIPPFGISVLLCLLVATFTECSSNVATTTLFLPILASMAIAIKIHPLYVMLPCTISASLAFMLPVATAPNAIAFSYGNLKVIDMAKAGFMLNIIGVFTINLALNTWGAAMFGLNEFPSWANITMTGP; from the exons ATGGCTGAGTTTAGAGAATGGCTTTGGGCCCACAGGAACTATTTCCTTATCGTCCTGATACCCCTACTGGCCCTTCCACTACCACTGGTCATCAACACATCg GAAGCGAAGGGAGGCTATGCCATCATCCTGATGGCGCTGTACTGGTGCACAGAGTGCATGCCCCTCGCCGCCACCGCCCTGCTGCCCATCGTGCTCTTCCCCATGATGGGCATCATGACCTCCACAGAg gtgtgcATGCAGTACCTGAAGGACATCAACATGCTGTTTGTGGGGGGTCTGCTGGTGGCCGTCGCCGTGGAGAGCTGTAACCTGCACAAGCGCATCGCCCTCAGGGTGCTGCTCCTCGTGGGGGTCCGGCCAGCCCT GTTGCTGATCGGGTTCATGAGCGTGACGGCCTTCCTCTCCATGTGGATCAGCAACACGGCGACCACCTCCATGATGCTGCCCATCGCGCACGCCGTGGTGAAGCAGCTGAGCGACACCGAGGAACAGGCCGACGCCCGCGAACTGGGCCAGGCCGGCCGCGACAACCAGGCCCTCGAGCTGAGCGAGTTCAGAGAAGGCAAGCAGGCCAAGGCAGCCCAGGGCAAGG ttgagACGCGCTCTGTGGAGGATGGAGAGAACGAGGCTGAGCGGCGGAGGAAGGCCCGGGAGGAGAAGTACAAGAGCCTGTCCAAAGGcctcagcctgtgtgtgtgctactcCGCCAGCATAGGGGGAACGGCCACCCTCACCGGCACCACGCCAAACCTCATCCTCAAAGGCCAGCTGGACTT GATGTTCCCGGGAAACAAAGATGTGATAAACTTCGCCAGCTGGTTCGCCTTCGCCTTCCCCAACATGCTGATGATGCTGGTCTGTGCCTGGCTCTGGCTGCAGTGCATGTACCTGGGGTTCAA CCTGAGGAAGTCGCTTGGCTGTGGCCTGCAGAACGCCAGGGACCACGAGGCCTACCAGGTGATGCGAAACGAGTACAGGAAGCTGGGCGCCATGACGTACGCCGAGGCCAACGTCCTCGCCCTCTTCAGCCTGCTGGTGGCGCTGTGGTTCACCAGGGAGCCCGGCTTCATGCCCGGCTGGGCTAGCCTGCTCTTCAACAAGGGAAACCAAAC GTATGTGACGGACAGCACGGTCGCCATCCTCGTTGCCCTGCTGCTCTTCGCCCTGCCCTCCCAGATCATCAGGTCGCCATTGGAGAGCCGCAAGGAAG gtgggAAGGTGAAGGCCCCCCCAGGGTTGCTCACCTGGCAGGTGGTGCATGAGCGCATGCCCTGGAACATCATCCTGCTCCTGGGGGGCGGCTTCGCCCTCGCACATGGCAgcgag AAGTCGAACCTCTCGCAGTGGCTGGGGAACAGCCTGATCCCGCTGCAGAACATCCCTCCGTTCGGCATCTCCGTGCTGCTCTGCCTGCTGGTGGCCACCTTCACAGAGTGCTCCAGCAACGTGGCCACCACCACCCTCTTCCTGCCCATCCTCGCCTCCATG GCCATTGCCATTAAGATCCACCCTCTCTACGTCATGCTCCCCTGCACCATCTCCGCCTCCCTGGCCTTCATGCTCCCGGTTGCCACGGCACCCAACGCCATCGCCTTCTCCTACGGAAACCTCAAGGTCATCGACATG GCAAAAGCAGGCTTCATGCTCAACATCATCGGCGTCTTCACCATCAACCTGGCCCTCAACACCTGGGGAGCAGCCATGTTCGGCCTCAACGAGTTCCCGTCCTGGGCCAACATCACCATGACTGggccctga
- the LOC118236188 gene encoding solute carrier family 13 member 2-like isoform X2, with amino-acid sequence MAEFREWLWAHRNYFLIVLIPLLALPLPLVINTSEAKGGYAIILMALYWCTECMPLAATALLPIVLFPMMGIMTSTEVCMQYLKDINMLFVGGLLVAVAVESCNLHKRIALRVLLLVGVRPALLLIGFMSVTAFLSMWISNTATTSMMLPIAHAVVKQLSDTEEQADARELGQAGRDNQALELSEFREVETRSVEDGENEAERRRKAREEKYKSLSKGLSLCVCYSASIGGTATLTGTTPNLILKGQLDLMFPGNKDVINFASWFAFAFPNMLMMLVCAWLWLQCMYLGFNLRKSLGCGLQNARDHEAYQVMRNEYRKLGAMTYAEANVLALFSLLVALWFTREPGFMPGWASLLFNKGNQTYVTDSTVAILVALLLFALPSQIIRSPLESRKEGGKVKAPPGLLTWQVVHERMPWNIILLLGGGFALAHGSEKSNLSQWLGNSLIPLQNIPPFGISVLLCLLVATFTECSSNVATTTLFLPILASMAIAIKIHPLYVMLPCTISASLAFMLPVATAPNAIAFSYGNLKVIDMAKAGFMLNIIGVFTINLALNTWGAAMFGLNEFPSWANITMTGP; translated from the exons ATGGCTGAGTTTAGAGAATGGCTTTGGGCCCACAGGAACTATTTCCTTATCGTCCTGATACCCCTACTGGCCCTTCCACTACCACTGGTCATCAACACATCg GAAGCGAAGGGAGGCTATGCCATCATCCTGATGGCGCTGTACTGGTGCACAGAGTGCATGCCCCTCGCCGCCACCGCCCTGCTGCCCATCGTGCTCTTCCCCATGATGGGCATCATGACCTCCACAGAg gtgtgcATGCAGTACCTGAAGGACATCAACATGCTGTTTGTGGGGGGTCTGCTGGTGGCCGTCGCCGTGGAGAGCTGTAACCTGCACAAGCGCATCGCCCTCAGGGTGCTGCTCCTCGTGGGGGTCCGGCCAGCCCT GTTGCTGATCGGGTTCATGAGCGTGACGGCCTTCCTCTCCATGTGGATCAGCAACACGGCGACCACCTCCATGATGCTGCCCATCGCGCACGCCGTGGTGAAGCAGCTGAGCGACACCGAGGAACAGGCCGACGCCCGCGAACTGGGCCAGGCCGGCCGCGACAACCAGGCCCTCGAGCTGAGCGAGTTCAGAGAAG ttgagACGCGCTCTGTGGAGGATGGAGAGAACGAGGCTGAGCGGCGGAGGAAGGCCCGGGAGGAGAAGTACAAGAGCCTGTCCAAAGGcctcagcctgtgtgtgtgctactcCGCCAGCATAGGGGGAACGGCCACCCTCACCGGCACCACGCCAAACCTCATCCTCAAAGGCCAGCTGGACTT GATGTTCCCGGGAAACAAAGATGTGATAAACTTCGCCAGCTGGTTCGCCTTCGCCTTCCCCAACATGCTGATGATGCTGGTCTGTGCCTGGCTCTGGCTGCAGTGCATGTACCTGGGGTTCAA CCTGAGGAAGTCGCTTGGCTGTGGCCTGCAGAACGCCAGGGACCACGAGGCCTACCAGGTGATGCGAAACGAGTACAGGAAGCTGGGCGCCATGACGTACGCCGAGGCCAACGTCCTCGCCCTCTTCAGCCTGCTGGTGGCGCTGTGGTTCACCAGGGAGCCCGGCTTCATGCCCGGCTGGGCTAGCCTGCTCTTCAACAAGGGAAACCAAAC GTATGTGACGGACAGCACGGTCGCCATCCTCGTTGCCCTGCTGCTCTTCGCCCTGCCCTCCCAGATCATCAGGTCGCCATTGGAGAGCCGCAAGGAAG gtgggAAGGTGAAGGCCCCCCCAGGGTTGCTCACCTGGCAGGTGGTGCATGAGCGCATGCCCTGGAACATCATCCTGCTCCTGGGGGGCGGCTTCGCCCTCGCACATGGCAgcgag AAGTCGAACCTCTCGCAGTGGCTGGGGAACAGCCTGATCCCGCTGCAGAACATCCCTCCGTTCGGCATCTCCGTGCTGCTCTGCCTGCTGGTGGCCACCTTCACAGAGTGCTCCAGCAACGTGGCCACCACCACCCTCTTCCTGCCCATCCTCGCCTCCATG GCCATTGCCATTAAGATCCACCCTCTCTACGTCATGCTCCCCTGCACCATCTCCGCCTCCCTGGCCTTCATGCTCCCGGTTGCCACGGCACCCAACGCCATCGCCTTCTCCTACGGAAACCTCAAGGTCATCGACATG GCAAAAGCAGGCTTCATGCTCAACATCATCGGCGTCTTCACCATCAACCTGGCCCTCAACACCTGGGGAGCAGCCATGTTCGGCCTCAACGAGTTCCCGTCCTGGGCCAACATCACCATGACTGggccctga